CGGTTTTGTCCCGTCTGCTGCCTCTCAATGGTGCTACCATGAACGGCAGGTTGCGATGAGATCGGCGCTGCCACGTCCGGGAGAAGTGGTCGTTCGTGAAAGATTATGGTGAGCGGTAGGAACGAGCCCACTCCCGGATGCCGCGCCGCATTCGAATAGACCCTGTTGCGCAAATCAGTTGACGGCCAAGGTTCCCCTTTCCCCGGACACACTTATCCCACGGCCTCTGTGACGGGTATGCCAAGCGCGGTGAAGCCGTTCATTACGGCAACGCGGAGCTGAAGCTCGGCAACCTGACGGTCAGGGTCCCGTGCCATCAGCCTTTGACCGAGCAGTTTCATGCAGTGCATCTTGGTTTCGGCACGACTTCGGCGGTGGTATCCACTCCATTTCCGCCAAAGCGCCCGGCCGAGGTATTTCGACGCCCGCAGCGCTTCGTTGCGCGCAATCGCGCCTGCAGTGTCGGGTTTCCAGGGCTTGGCGTTCTTGCGGGGCGGGACGACGGCATTGGCGCCCTGGTTAGCGATGGCATCGTGGCACTTGCGCGTATCGTAGGCGCCGTCTGCAGTGACGCTGCCGATCTCCTGCTCGGGCGGGATCTGGTCCAGAAGTTCCGGCAGCATGGGAGCATCTCCGATGTTGCTGCTGGTGAACTCGACTGCCCGGATTTCCAGTGTCTTTTCGTCGATACCGAGATGAACCTTGCGCCACACGCGGCGTTTGGAGCCACCGTGCTTGCGCGCATTCCACTCACCTTCGCCTTCCACCTTTATACCGGTGCTATCGACCAGCAGGTGCAGCAGCCCCTCCGATCCCCGATACGGGATATTCACGTTCAGCGTCTTTTGCCGGCGGCTGAGGGTGCTGAAATCCGGCGCCGGCCAGTCCAGCCCGCTCAGGCGCAGAAGACTCTCCACCAAGCCGGTCGTCTGCCTGAGCGCCAGGCCGAACAGCACTTTCATCGTCAGGCAGGTCTGGATCGCAGCATCGCTGTAGGTGGGCTGTCGGCCACGTTTGCCGGTAGGCTTGGCCTCCCATGTCATCTCGGGATCGAACCAGATCGTCAGCGAGCCCCGGCGCTTGAGCGCTTCGTTATAGGCCCGCCAGTTCTTGGTCTTGTAGGTCGGGGGTGTCGGTCTGCTCATGACCTCCAACTATCACGCTGGATTCCCAAGATGAATCCCCAACCCGATTTGCGCAACAGAGCCATTCGAATATGACCGATGTAACACCAAGTCATCATTGTCGCGGTTCCGAACGATTTATGAGCGCGACAAAGCACTACTTTCCAAGTTCCATCAAATCCATAATTGCCTGAACGAATGCCGGGGGAGTTTCTTGGGGCAGATTGTGGCCCGCGTCATCGATGATCCGGCGTTCATAAAATCCGTTAAAATGAGAACGGCAGGAGTCCGTTTTCGCGGGCGGGTCAACGCCATCATCACGCCCCTGAAGGATGATGCTTGGCACGGTAATATTTGGCTGTTCGGCCAGCCGGGCCTCGATCTCGTCATAAGCCGGATCGCCGACGATGCAGCCAAAGCGGTGCCGGTAGGAATGCAGCACGACCTCCACGAAATCCGGGTTGTCGAATGAGGGTGCCGTCGCGGCATAGGTCGCATCATCGAACTGCCAGCTTGGCGACCAGAGCGACCAGATATGGCGGCACAACTCGCGCCGGTTTTGGGTCAGACCGGCCCGGCCTCGCTCTGTGTGAAAGTAATATTGATACCAGTAGCGCGTTTCCTCCTCTGGTGGGGCGGGTTTCCAGGCATGGGCAATATCCTGGATATTGTAACCTTGCCCGCAGCTTACGAGGCCGCTGACGCGCTCCGGCCAGAGGGCTGCAGCGATACAGGCGGCGCGACCGCCCCAGTCGTAACCGCCAAGACATGCCTCTTCGATCCCGAGCGCATCCATAAATGCCAGCAAATCGGCTCCAAGTGCCGCTTGCTGGCCGGAACGCATCGTGTCGGACGACAGAAAGCGGGTCAGACCAAAGCCACGAAGGTAGGGGACCAGGCACCGGACCCCTTGTTCGGCGAGTTCGGCAGAGATGTCATCATATGCGCGGATATCGTAGGGAAACCCGTGAAGCAGAACAGCCGGAACGCCGTCTGACGGGCCAAATTCATGATATGCGATCGTGAGATCGCCAGCTTGGATGGTTTGCATTTCAGATCGAGCCTCCGCTTGCATCGTTACCGTGACGGCAGAGCTTCCGATAACCGGAACTGCGCTACGCCATCCTTCTCGGCACTACGCAGAACCCCTTATACCAGTTCCTTGAATATCAACACGGAACCGGTTATACAAGTTCCAAGTTGAAAAGGGCGGAAACATGCCATCCCGAAACATCGACTTTCACACCGAAACCGGCCGTCTTTCCCTCGACTGGATAGCCACGCTTGGGGATCGGCATGGCACGCCACTCGAAAGGATGAGAAACCCCGCTGATCTGGAACGATGGCTAACGGCTGTTGCCGGTCAGGTTGTAGCCCGCAAGCCGACTGGGCAGAATCTGGTCGCGGCCAGGCGGCTTCGCGCGGCTCTTGTCGGATTAGTGGATCGTCTTCATTCCAGCCAATCCCCCGTCGTTCAGGATATCGAGATTCTGAATGAATTTGCGGCCCTGCCGCCCCCCGTAGTGCAATTGGGCGTGACGGGGAAAACATTGGAAAAAAATGATGGCCTCGATGCGTCAGCCGTATTCGGCATGATTGCACGGGACGGAATCGATCTCTTAACGGGCGGCGATTTCGCAAAGGTCAGGCTATGTGCGGGGGAGGACTGCTCGGTTTACTTCGTGGATCATTCGCGCCCTGGCAAGCGGCGCTGGTGCAGCATGGGCCGCTGCGGCAACAAGGCAAAGAAAAGAGCGTTCACCGAGCGGAGCTTGCGAAACCGGCAAAGCGTATATTGATCCTCCCTGACCGGTCATTGAAGGAATCCGGATGAATGTCCTGTTTGTCTGAGGTTTGTGGCTGCTGGATGCTTGCCATTCAGCGGCGATAAACCTGACAAGGAGGAAAGCGCGGGCGGATTTTGGTGCTATGGGGATTGTGGCTCAGGGCTTGGGCAGTCGATGCGTCGATCTTCGGGGCCTTTTTTCCTCTGGGACGGTCGGCCCGTTGATTTCCACAGCCGATGGCATCGCTCGGTGCCTTGTTTCGCCGTGCTGGGTCCGTTGCAGTGGGGGTTTCAGTGGGATGGCCGCACTGACGGATCCGACGCCTCGAGATCGCAGGGCCGGGTGTGACGGATGGGTCATGCGGCGGCGTCCCATGGCGGCGCGCGGGATTTCGGCGTTTGGCCGCGGGTGAAGGTTTCGATGACGCGCATCTCCCCTCCGCATTTGGGGCATGTCTGGCGCGGGTCCCGCTCGTCGGAATCGGAGCGCCTGTCCTCACCGGTCGTCTGATCCGGCCGTGGCACCGTACCGATCAGATGCCTGATCTTCTCGATCTTGTCGCGGCGGATACCATTGGCCATGAACCCGGTGTGGCGGATGCGGTGGAAGCCGGAAGGCAGGACATGGATCAGGAACCGGCGGATGAACTCGGATATGGGCAGGCGCATGACCTTCATCCGATCCCCGCGCTTGATCCGGTAATCCTTCCACCGGAAGGTCACGGTGCCGGCATCCGCGCTGATGAGGCGGTGGTTCGAGATCGCGACGCGGTGGGTGTATCGGCTGAGATACGCCAGCACCGCCTCCGGTCCGCCGAAGGGAGGTTTGGCATAGACGACCCAGTTGACCTTGCGCAGCGGCGCGAGATGGGCGGCGAACATGTCGGGGTCGGCCAGTTCCGACAGATCGCCGAAGAATGTCAGTTTCCCAGCTTTGTGCAATCTGGCCAGCCCTTCGAGAAACAGACGCCGGAAAAGTCTCGACAGGACCTTCACGGGCAGGAAGAACCCCGGGCGGCAGGCGATCCACCGGGCACCATCCGGCGACAGCCCGCCACCCGGCACGATGACATGGGCGTGCGGATGATGGGTCATCGCCGAGCCCCATGTGTGCAGCACGCTGGTCATGCCGATCCGGGCGCCGAGATGCTTCGGATCGGCCGCAATGGTCAGAAGGGTCTGGGCGGATGCCTTGAACAGCAGACCATAGACCGCCGCCTTGTTCTGGAAGGCTATGTCAGCAATCTGGGTTGGCAGGGTGAAGACCGCGTGGAAGTATTCAACCGGCAGCAGATCCTCGACACGAGCCTGCATCCAATCCCGCGACGCGGCCCCCTGGCACTTCGGACAATGCCGATTGCGACACGAGTTATAGGCGATGTGCTGATGATCGCACTTGGTGCAGGCCGCCACGTGACCGCCGAGCGCTGCGGTCCGGCATGCCTCGATCGCGGACATTACCTTCAACTGCGGCAGGTTCAGATGCCCTGCGTGTTTTTGGCGGTAGGCAGGCCCATGGGCGCGGAAGATATCCGCGACCTCCAGTTTGGGACGGCGCATGGGACCGGGATCAGCCGGACCCAGCCTCCGGTCGCACCAGCAGATCAAGCGGGCTGGTCACACTCTGGATCGTCTTGGTCGCCACCTTGGTATAGATCGTTGTGGTCTCCAGCTTGGCGTGACCCAACAGAACCTGGATGACGCGGATGTCGGTCCCGCCCTCCAGCAGGTGAGTGGCAAAGCTGTGCCGCAGGGTGTGGGGTGACACCTTCTTTTTGATCTCGGCGAAGTCGCAAGCCGCCCCAAACGCGCGGTTGAACTGCCGGGTCGAGATCGGGTCGATCCGGTTGCGAGCGGGAAAGAGCCAGCCTGCGGGACGGGCTTCGCGATAATAGTCGCGCAAGAGCTGCAGCAGGCTGGGCGACAGCATCACGTGACGATCTTTGCGGCCCTTTCCCTGATCGACGCGGATCAGCATCCGGTCGCTGTCGATGTCGGGCACACGAAGATGGGTGACCTCGCTGGCTCGAAGGCCGCCGCCATAGGCGACGCTGAAGGCGGCCCGGTACTTGAGGCCGGGCCCAGGGGCGACTTCGAGAATGCGGGTGACCTCCTCGGCACTCAGCACCACCGGTATCTTCTTCGCCAGACGCTGATAACGCATGTGGCGCTTCATCTCCGCACGCGCGCACGTCACCGAGAAGAAGAAGCCGAGGACGCTCAGCCGGTTGTTGAAGGTAGGTGCGCCGACGCCCTTCTCCTTCATATCGAGTTGAAAGGCGCGCAGATCCTCAGGTGTCGCCGTGTCGGGCGAACGGCCCAGAAATTGCGTGAAGTCGCGCATCGCCCGCAGGTACATGGTCTGCGTCTTCGGCTGCAGACCCTTGATGCGCATATCTTCGAGAAACCGCCGACGCAAAGCGGGAACATGTTGATCGGACATGGAAACCTCCTGTCATCTGATTGAGAAGGTCCCAATCGTCCGACAGGCGCGCCCATCTACCAAATCCCGGCGCCCCGATCAGCGCGCATCACTCGCCACAAGCGCCCATACCGCGAGAGCGGTTTCGTCCTCGTCACTGCAGTACGGCCAATGGAGCGCAGGCTGGCGAATGTCCGGTCTCCGATAGGGCATAAACACGATCCGCGCATTTTTACCAAAGATTGCCGAACCGGGTCGCAGCCGTCCGTGTGTAGTGAGCGGTATGCCGGGGATCGCGATGGCCGAGGTAGTCTTGAATGAGCCGCAAATCATGTTTTTTGTTTGCCAGTGCGAAACCGCAGGAGTGCCGAAGCATATGAGGATTGATCCTGCCTAAGTCTCCACGTTTTCCTGCCGCTCCGACGATGTAGTTCACCGCCTGTCGGGTAAGCGGTTGCTCGCGCTCCGAGACAAACAACCACGGAAGTGCGTCATTGCGACAAGCGAGCCAGCGGCGGATGGCACGCAGCTCGTCACCCGCAATTGGCTGCTCAACGCTCAGGCCATTCTTGAGGCGGCTGATCCAGATCCGCGACTGCGCAAGATCGACGTCTTCCCGTCGCACGGCGATGGCTTCCGAAACCCGGAGCCCATGTCGAAACATCATCAGGATTAAAAGGTGATCCCGAATGCCGTGACGTCCCTTTTTCGCAGCGGAGAGGAGCTGTTCGATCTGGGCTTGGCCGAGATAATCGCGGCGGCGCTCATGAGAGTCTGCGGCCCGATCTCCATCACTCTTTACATTTTGCCGGTTGGTCATGGTTTTGCCCCGCCTCTTGAAGTGCTGCCTGGCAATGGCCAAGCCGCCCGCTATGAGCTCCACTTTTTACAATAGACACATTTTGTTAAGAGTTGGGTTCAGCCCGTTTCACGCTGCTCCTCTTCGGTGAGTCGCAAGCGTAGCGCAGCGATCAGAATTTTTTCAATCTCTCGCACACGCAGGCCGTGATCAAATCCAAGACGATCAACTAGCAGTGCAACTTCCGGATCATTCGGCCCATAGATCGGCCAGTCATGAAGCTCGTGACTGTCTGGGTGCATTTTCCGCGTCATCGAAGAACCTTCCAGCGAGGTGTAGGGGTATCCTCATTGCAGAATGATCGCACATAGCGAACTGGGCTCACCAGCATAATCGGCGGGAAACGGAATTTGCAAAATTGACGTGGGCGGCCACGACTTATGGACGTGACCGGCCTATTGCCGCCGTTCAACGCCCCCGCAGGAGTTCGCGGTGCGGGGCCGCCCGTCATTGCGGCCATTCGTGCGTCGCGCGGCCTTTTTTGTTGCCCACACGTGGGTCTGCGGGCAATGCAGATGTTGCGGATTGCGCCGGATCAAGCGACTACTTCGTCATGAGCACTGCCTATCGCATCCCCGACGAATTCGAGACCCGGCGCTATCGCCTCCGAAGGGTTACTACTGGCGACGCCTCTGCGATATTCAACAGCTATGCGGCTGACGTCGCCGTGACGCGGTATCTCGGGTGGCGACCCCATGGGGATTCCAGCGTAACAGAAGACTTTATAAAAAGCGTGGCGGAGGAATGGAGGACCGGCAAAGGTTTTCCATTGGTCGTCTTCCCACGCGATGATCCCGACAATCTGATCGGCATGTTTCATCCTCATGTTGGGAGATTCAAAGTCAACTACGGCTACGTACTCGCTGAACGTGCATGGGGGTACGGATGTGCAACTGAGGTCCTGACGTGGTTGGTCGAGCACGCAATTACTCACCCATCTATTCACCGAACAGAAGCATTTTGCGATGTCGACAACCGGGCATCTTCCCGCGTGATGGAAAAGGTTGGGATGACAAGGGAGGGATTACTTAGCCGGTATTTCTTACATCCCAACGTCTCCAAAACACCCAGAGACTGTTTCATGTACGCTAAGGTTCGATAGGGCGCAGGCAACATACGGCGATGCAGCGCGCTCGTTCATCGTAGCCCCCGGAAACCTCGTTACTCACGGCCCTTAGTAGACAGGCCCGTTAATCGTATGTGGCATTGCGGCGTCCACATTGCGACCTTTGGGTCTTTGTGCAGCAATTTGTTGGTCGGAATCCCGATGCTTGCCT
This genomic window from Roseovarius sp. M141 contains:
- a CDS encoding IS5 family transposase → MSRPTPPTYKTKNWRAYNEALKRRGSLTIWFDPEMTWEAKPTGKRGRQPTYSDAAIQTCLTMKVLFGLALRQTTGLVESLLRLSGLDWPAPDFSTLSRRQKTLNVNIPYRGSEGLLHLLVDSTGIKVEGEGEWNARKHGGSKRRVWRKVHLGIDEKTLEIRAVEFTSSNIGDAPMLPELLDQIPPEQEIGSVTADGAYDTRKCHDAIANQGANAVVPPRKNAKPWKPDTAGAIARNEALRASKYLGRALWRKWSGYHRRSRAETKMHCMKLLGQRLMARDPDRQVAELQLRVAVMNGFTALGIPVTEAVG
- a CDS encoding alpha/beta fold hydrolase, coding for MQAEARSEMQTIQAGDLTIAYHEFGPSDGVPAVLLHGFPYDIRAYDDISAELAEQGVRCLVPYLRGFGLTRFLSSDTMRSGQQAALGADLLAFMDALGIEEACLGGYDWGGRAACIAAALWPERVSGLVSCGQGYNIQDIAHAWKPAPPEEETRYWYQYYFHTERGRAGLTQNRRELCRHIWSLWSPSWQFDDATYAATAPSFDNPDFVEVVLHSYRHRFGCIVGDPAYDEIEARLAEQPNITVPSIILQGRDDGVDPPAKTDSCRSHFNGFYERRIIDDAGHNLPQETPPAFVQAIMDLMELGK
- a CDS encoding ABATE domain-containing protein → MPSRNIDFHTETGRLSLDWIATLGDRHGTPLERMRNPADLERWLTAVAGQVVARKPTGQNLVAARRLRAALVGLVDRLHSSQSPVVQDIEILNEFAALPPPVVQLGVTGKTLEKNDGLDASAVFGMIARDGIDLLTGGDFAKVRLCAGEDCSVYFVDHSRPGKRRWCSMGRCGNKAKKRAFTERSLRNRQSVY
- a CDS encoding IS91 family transposase, which produces MRRPKLEVADIFRAHGPAYRQKHAGHLNLPQLKVMSAIEACRTAALGGHVAACTKCDHQHIAYNSCRNRHCPKCQGAASRDWMQARVEDLLPVEYFHAVFTLPTQIADIAFQNKAAVYGLLFKASAQTLLTIAADPKHLGARIGMTSVLHTWGSAMTHHPHAHVIVPGGGLSPDGARWIACRPGFFLPVKVLSRLFRRLFLEGLARLHKAGKLTFFGDLSELADPDMFAAHLAPLRKVNWVVYAKPPFGGPEAVLAYLSRYTHRVAISNHRLISADAGTVTFRWKDYRIKRGDRMKVMRLPISEFIRRFLIHVLPSGFHRIRHTGFMANGIRRDKIEKIRHLIGTVPRPDQTTGEDRRSDSDERDPRQTCPKCGGEMRVIETFTRGQTPKSRAPPWDAAA
- a CDS encoding site-specific integrase translates to MSDQHVPALRRRFLEDMRIKGLQPKTQTMYLRAMRDFTQFLGRSPDTATPEDLRAFQLDMKEKGVGAPTFNNRLSVLGFFFSVTCARAEMKRHMRYQRLAKKIPVVLSAEEVTRILEVAPGPGLKYRAAFSVAYGGGLRASEVTHLRVPDIDSDRMLIRVDQGKGRKDRHVMLSPSLLQLLRDYYREARPAGWLFPARNRIDPISTRQFNRAFGAACDFAEIKKKVSPHTLRHSFATHLLEGGTDIRVIQVLLGHAKLETTTIYTKVATKTIQSVTSPLDLLVRPEAGSG
- a CDS encoding tyrosine-type recombinase/integrase, coding for MTNRQNVKSDGDRAADSHERRRDYLGQAQIEQLLSAAKKGRHGIRDHLLILMMFRHGLRVSEAIAVRREDVDLAQSRIWISRLKNGLSVEQPIAGDELRAIRRWLACRNDALPWLFVSEREQPLTRQAVNYIVGAAGKRGDLGRINPHMLRHSCGFALANKKHDLRLIQDYLGHRDPRHTAHYTRTAATRFGNLW
- a CDS encoding GNAT family N-acetyltransferase, with protein sequence MSTAYRIPDEFETRRYRLRRVTTGDASAIFNSYAADVAVTRYLGWRPHGDSSVTEDFIKSVAEEWRTGKGFPLVVFPRDDPDNLIGMFHPHVGRFKVNYGYVLAERAWGYGCATEVLTWLVEHAITHPSIHRTEAFCDVDNRASSRVMEKVGMTREGLLSRYFLHPNVSKTPRDCFMYAKVR